One window of the Natrinema sp. CBA1119 genome contains the following:
- a CDS encoding thiolase family protein has protein sequence MGSTQRVAVTGIGESPIGKTPDMDSINLYANACLEAVDDAGLEKADIDGLVTGYSLVDPKLMHSTVVADYLGLNLTYNESLRLGGATPFVGVCHAANAVRQGQCENVVVAFGDNRRTGFSKGDDGVSSLATEVGHPEFENPFGPLVPSMYALIAQKHMATYGTTAEELATVAVACREHASMRGAGQHTEPIDVDDVLSSGLISSPLHKLECALISDCAGAVVVSSADAAEETRAPVELTGYGEGHGSEYIHRRDDLLETPAAASGTTAFEMADRTPDDVDVAQLYDCFTITPLLLLEDLGFCEKGESGSFVRERGITIDGELPVNTHGGELSYAGAGVFHILEAARQIRGDAAETQVDADLALAHGVGGVLSTNATLLMEAW, from the coding sequence ATGGGTTCGACACAGCGGGTCGCAGTGACCGGTATCGGGGAATCGCCGATCGGGAAGACGCCGGATATGGATTCGATCAACCTCTATGCGAATGCCTGTCTCGAGGCGGTCGACGACGCCGGCCTCGAGAAAGCGGATATCGACGGACTCGTCACCGGGTACTCACTCGTCGATCCGAAGCTGATGCACAGTACGGTCGTCGCCGATTACCTGGGACTGAATCTCACGTACAACGAGAGCCTTCGACTCGGCGGTGCGACGCCGTTCGTCGGGGTCTGTCACGCTGCGAACGCCGTCCGACAGGGTCAGTGTGAAAACGTCGTCGTCGCGTTCGGCGATAATCGGCGAACGGGATTCTCCAAGGGCGACGACGGGGTCAGCAGTCTCGCGACGGAGGTCGGGCACCCCGAGTTCGAGAACCCGTTCGGGCCGCTGGTGCCGTCGATGTACGCGCTGATCGCACAGAAGCACATGGCGACGTACGGAACGACCGCGGAAGAGCTCGCAACGGTCGCGGTCGCCTGCCGCGAACACGCGTCGATGCGCGGGGCCGGACAGCACACCGAACCGATAGACGTCGACGATGTCCTCTCCTCGGGGCTGATTTCGTCGCCGCTGCACAAACTCGAGTGCGCGTTGATCAGCGACTGTGCCGGCGCCGTGGTCGTGTCCTCGGCCGATGCGGCCGAGGAGACGCGAGCCCCAGTCGAGCTGACCGGCTACGGGGAGGGACACGGGTCGGAGTACATCCACAGACGCGACGACCTGCTGGAGACGCCCGCGGCAGCGAGCGGGACGACGGCGTTCGAGATGGCCGATCGCACCCCCGACGATGTCGACGTCGCGCAGTTGTACGACTGCTTTACGATCACGCCGCTCCTCCTCCTCGAGGATCTCGGATTCTGCGAGAAAGGCGAAAGCGGCTCGTTCGTTCGCGAGCGGGGAATCACGATCGACGGCGAACTACCGGTGAACACGCACGGCGGGGAACTCTCCTACGCCGGTGCGGGCGTCTTTCACATTCTCGAGGCCGCACGCCAGATCAGAGGGGATGCAGCGGAGACGCAGGTGGACGCCGATCTCGCGCTCGCTCACGGCGTCGGCGGCGTCCTGTCTACGAACGCGACGCTGCTGATGGAGGCGTGGTAA
- a CDS encoding MaoC/PaaZ C-terminal domain-containing protein: MSGKYFEEFEIGEMFESRTRTITEADVTSFAGLSGDYNEIHVSEEYAEETIFGSRIAHGPLVFSIGLGLTTQIGYTEGTVVGLYGIDNMRFPTPVFPGDTVRTVQEVTDLEEKEKGGVVTLRTTVSNQDDDVCVVWDHRKMVQYADDE; this comes from the coding sequence ATGAGCGGCAAATACTTCGAGGAGTTCGAGATCGGAGAAATGTTCGAATCGAGAACCCGGACGATCACCGAAGCCGACGTGACGTCCTTCGCGGGTCTCTCGGGTGACTACAACGAGATACACGTCAGCGAGGAGTACGCTGAGGAGACGATCTTCGGCTCTCGGATCGCCCACGGCCCGCTCGTGTTCAGTATCGGGCTCGGGCTGACGACGCAGATCGGCTACACGGAGGGGACCGTCGTCGGTCTCTACGGGATCGACAACATGCGGTTCCCGACCCCCGTTTTCCCGGGCGATACCGTTCGAACGGTCCAGGAAGTCACCGACCTCGAGGAGAAGGAGAAAGGCGGCGTCGTCACGCTCCGGACGACCGTTTCCAATCAGGACGACGACGTCTGCGTCGTCTGGGACCATCGGAAGATGGTCCAGTACGCCGACGACGAGTAA
- a CDS encoding CaiB/BaiF CoA-transferase family protein, producing the protein MQPLRGIDVLDFTQSIAGPICTQSLAILGANVVKVEPPEGDAFRPLIEGSMFASCNRGKRSISLDLKSESGRAIARDLAADADVVVESFRPGVMEGFGLGYDDLSAENDDIVYCSITGFGQDGPYEEYPAYDPVAQAMSGLMSVTGPTDGDPVRVGTSAIDYSTGLTGAMLVMGGLIGDGSESGTHIDLSLFDVATTWMGYWVAHYTSTDELPKRAGAGLYGMAPYGIFEAGDGQPFYLATASEKLYGRLCDTLERPDLLEDDRFGTAEDRWENRDVLRAELESEFGAFDRRELVESLAESGIPVGPLQSIDELVDDDPHADHRDLFVETYNQHLETECRTTRMPFQFAEHSLEPASSPPRNGEHTRAVLGENGYDEETITELLDAGVVGESA; encoded by the coding sequence ATGCAACCACTGAGAGGAATTGACGTGCTTGACTTTACCCAGTCGATCGCCGGCCCCATCTGCACCCAGTCTCTGGCCATCCTGGGCGCAAACGTTGTGAAGGTCGAACCGCCCGAAGGAGACGCCTTCAGGCCCCTTATCGAGGGCTCGATGTTCGCGTCGTGCAATCGGGGAAAGCGAAGTATCAGTCTCGATCTGAAAAGCGAGTCGGGGCGGGCGATCGCTCGCGACCTTGCGGCCGACGCGGACGTCGTCGTCGAGAGCTTCCGACCGGGAGTGATGGAGGGCTTCGGCCTCGGATACGATGATCTCAGCGCGGAAAACGACGACATCGTCTACTGTTCGATCACCGGGTTCGGGCAGGACGGCCCGTACGAGGAGTATCCGGCCTACGACCCGGTCGCACAGGCGATGTCCGGCCTCATGAGCGTCACCGGTCCCACCGACGGCGACCCGGTTCGCGTCGGAACGAGCGCGATCGATTACTCGACCGGGCTGACCGGCGCGATGCTCGTCATGGGCGGGTTGATCGGCGACGGATCGGAGAGCGGGACCCACATCGACCTCTCGTTGTTCGACGTCGCCACGACGTGGATGGGGTACTGGGTCGCCCACTACACGTCGACCGACGAACTCCCCAAACGCGCCGGAGCGGGGCTCTACGGAATGGCTCCGTACGGTATTTTCGAGGCCGGAGACGGACAGCCGTTTTACCTCGCGACGGCCTCGGAGAAACTGTACGGCCGCCTCTGTGACACCCTCGAGCGGCCGGACCTGCTCGAGGACGATCGCTTCGGGACCGCCGAGGACCGATGGGAGAACCGCGACGTCCTCCGGGCGGAACTCGAGTCCGAGTTCGGTGCGTTCGATCGCCGGGAACTCGTCGAATCGTTAGCCGAGTCCGGCATTCCCGTCGGACCGCTTCAGTCCATCGACGAACTGGTCGACGACGACCCCCACGCCGACCACCGGGACCTGTTCGTCGAGACGTACAATCAGCACCTCGAGACTGAGTGTCGGACGACGCGAATGCCGTTTCAATTCGCCGAACACTCGCTCGAGCCCGCGTCGTCGCCGCCGCGAAACGGCGAACACACTCGAGCCGTCCTCGGCGAAAACGGCTACGACGAGGAGACGATCACCGAACTACTTGATGCGGGTGTCGTGGGAGAATCGGCGTAA
- a CDS encoding TRAP transporter fused permease subunit, translating into MSNTSSDQELSLEEKGDQLPALNFTLENAQWLLLTLSALVFSVYHIAYGYTYLVNSDQHTIISLCLSVFLMVQLVEADLDAISGKVLFVAKLATSALMLYITYYFVTTYSEMLSRILNYTQMEYMFALVLVILILLFTYLRYGFFVSGIVVLSVGYAMFGSYIPGAFGHSSITLMRVLERSSLVFDIGLFGFLPGVGAQWIVIFLVYASLLIEFGALQLAIDFGRRMNKHLQSGVPQLAVVTSFVMGSISGSAAANTATTGAVTIPLMKSYGMDGETAAAIESNASSGGQVLPPIMGASAFVMASFLNISYLDVVVGALLPAVIFYLTVSITVYYVSKGYDLSKSDADDEQVLETTQDADQPWYVYLPLLASVLILIYDLGIRQTGPLTAGFHSVISLIGLQLVWNMILMSDRRSALRDYGRNLLVGLQKGAIASAEIMVVLGAIAIFVSMLGSGNIVQELSFLMLGLSGELLFPLLLVAMILSIMFGLGMPTVAAYVVVVVFVAPAVGDLGISEFNTHLFVFYFAILSAITPPVALAAVIASGIAEADFTQVAKKAMIMGAPLFILPYTIIYHPSIAQWGSDTPLTFIYLLATFIAIVTIIHFNIDYNRYVSVGIKTVGVGVLVAIMFWGTSTIQAGGFVLAVLVVVAFHYMERQESATAAPA; encoded by the coding sequence ATGTCGAACACATCCTCCGATCAGGAACTGAGTTTAGAAGAGAAAGGGGACCAGTTACCGGCACTGAATTTCACGCTCGAGAACGCACAATGGCTGTTACTCACCCTCAGCGCACTCGTCTTCTCTGTCTATCACATCGCATACGGGTATACGTATCTCGTAAATAGCGACCAACATACCATCATTTCGCTGTGTCTATCGGTGTTTTTGATGGTCCAGCTGGTCGAAGCCGATCTGGATGCGATCTCCGGCAAGGTGCTGTTCGTCGCGAAGTTGGCCACGTCAGCGTTGATGCTCTACATCACGTACTATTTCGTGACGACGTACTCCGAGATGCTGTCTCGAATTCTCAACTACACGCAGATGGAGTACATGTTCGCGCTCGTATTAGTCATATTAATACTCCTCTTCACGTACCTCAGATACGGGTTCTTCGTCTCCGGGATCGTCGTTCTGTCGGTCGGGTACGCGATGTTCGGATCGTACATTCCCGGGGCGTTCGGTCACAGCAGCATCACGCTAATGCGTGTCCTCGAGCGGTCCTCCCTCGTGTTCGACATCGGACTCTTCGGATTCCTCCCCGGCGTCGGCGCGCAGTGGATCGTCATCTTCCTCGTCTATGCGAGTCTCCTGATCGAGTTCGGTGCGCTGCAACTGGCTATCGACTTCGGGAGACGGATGAACAAACACCTGCAGTCCGGCGTGCCGCAACTGGCGGTCGTGACGAGCTTCGTCATGGGATCGATATCGGGCAGTGCCGCGGCCAACACCGCGACGACGGGTGCCGTGACGATTCCGCTGATGAAGAGTTACGGGATGGACGGCGAAACCGCTGCGGCCATCGAATCGAACGCCTCGTCGGGCGGCCAGGTCCTTCCCCCGATTATGGGGGCCTCGGCGTTCGTCATGGCCTCCTTCCTGAACATCAGCTACCTCGACGTCGTCGTGGGGGCGTTGCTCCCAGCGGTTATCTTTTACCTCACCGTGTCGATCACCGTCTACTACGTCAGTAAAGGGTACGATCTCAGCAAGTCCGACGCAGATGACGAGCAGGTCCTGGAGACGACGCAGGACGCGGACCAACCGTGGTACGTCTACTTGCCTCTGCTCGCGTCCGTGCTGATCCTCATCTACGACCTCGGAATCCGACAGACTGGGCCGCTTACCGCCGGCTTCCACTCGGTCATCTCCCTCATCGGACTCCAGCTCGTCTGGAACATGATCCTCATGAGTGACAGACGGTCTGCGCTCCGGGATTACGGTCGTAACCTGCTAGTTGGCCTCCAGAAAGGTGCGATAGCCAGCGCGGAGATCATGGTCGTCCTCGGTGCGATTGCGATCTTCGTCAGTATGCTCGGCAGCGGAAACATCGTGCAGGAACTGTCGTTCCTCATGTTGGGCCTCTCGGGAGAACTCCTCTTCCCGTTACTCCTCGTGGCGATGATCCTGTCGATCATGTTCGGCCTGGGGATGCCGACCGTCGCCGCGTACGTCGTCGTCGTGGTGTTCGTCGCACCGGCCGTCGGAGACCTCGGCATCTCGGAGTTCAACACGCACCTGTTCGTGTTCTACTTCGCGATCCTGTCGGCAATCACGCCACCGGTCGCACTCGCGGCCGTCATCGCCAGCGGTATCGCCGAAGCGGATTTCACCCAGGTGGCGAAGAAGGCGATGATCATGGGAGCGCCGCTATTCATCCTCCCGTACACGATTATCTACCACCCGAGCATCGCTCAGTGGGGGAGTGACACACCGCTGACGTTCATCTACCTGCTCGCGACGTTCATCGCGATCGTCACTATCATCCACTTCAACATCGACTACAACAGGTACGTCTCCGTCGGCATCAAAACCGTCGGAGTGGGCGTGCTCGTTGCCATCATGTTCTGGGGAACGTCGACCATCCAGGCGGGCGGATTCGTTCTGGCGGTCCTCGTTGTCGTCGCGTTCCATTATATGGAACGTCAGGAGTCGGCAACGGCCGCTCCCGCCTGA
- a CDS encoding TAXI family TRAP transporter solute-binding subunit translates to MTRMSYNRRRFMTAAGVAGLAGLAGCIGGGNGDSSVESDTTDWSFGITREGTIGYIKASGWAQLFENADTDINLTLNTTGGSEEAYRLCAQGENHITRGTSAMGMASYNEESRPGAQFGGDNTVPTVPQQVMAIADIRPFWVTADDSIQSIDDLAGKTVHNGAAGSRFVGAIPFDSVGLYEDIELTQGDWSDIPFALEEGRVDAAYTYVMASGTSLPGWAEQLNSMDSLRVLEFSDDQLSTIEEDPYLNVTEVPVNEVFGFETNIDTVQSPTAPYQWFVHPDLSNELVKEFCEISFSNVEEIQDVHDALGLFNEEYAVEGLTQSPVHPGAVEWYQENDLWNEDLIEG, encoded by the coding sequence ATGACACGGATGTCGTACAACAGACGGCGCTTTATGACGGCCGCAGGTGTAGCGGGACTAGCAGGGTTAGCGGGCTGTATCGGTGGGGGAAACGGTGATAGTAGCGTTGAAAGTGATACCACCGATTGGAGTTTCGGGATTACGCGCGAGGGAACGATCGGATACATAAAGGCAAGCGGGTGGGCCCAGCTTTTCGAGAACGCTGATACGGATATCAACCTGACCCTCAACACGACTGGTGGGTCGGAAGAGGCCTACAGGCTCTGTGCCCAGGGTGAGAATCACATCACTCGAGGGACGAGCGCGATGGGGATGGCCTCTTATAACGAAGAGAGTCGACCGGGCGCCCAGTTCGGTGGTGACAACACCGTTCCGACCGTCCCACAACAGGTCATGGCGATCGCCGATATCCGTCCGTTCTGGGTGACGGCGGACGATAGCATCCAATCGATCGACGACTTGGCGGGGAAGACCGTTCACAACGGCGCTGCCGGGTCCCGCTTCGTCGGTGCAATTCCCTTCGACAGCGTCGGACTCTACGAAGACATCGAACTCACACAGGGAGACTGGTCGGACATTCCCTTCGCTCTCGAGGAAGGACGAGTCGATGCCGCGTACACGTACGTGATGGCGAGCGGGACGTCGCTTCCCGGATGGGCCGAACAGCTAAATAGCATGGACAGCCTGCGAGTCCTCGAGTTCAGCGACGATCAGCTTTCGACGATCGAAGAGGACCCGTACCTCAACGTCACCGAGGTGCCGGTCAACGAGGTCTTCGGGTTCGAGACGAACATCGACACGGTCCAATCGCCGACGGCGCCGTACCAGTGGTTCGTTCACCCTGACCTCAGTAACGAACTCGTCAAGGAGTTCTGTGAAATCTCGTTCAGCAACGTAGAAGAGATTCAGGACGTCCACGACGCCCTCGGACTGTTCAACGAGGAGTACGCGGTAGAGGGGCTCACGCAGTCGCCGGTCCATCCGGGAGCCGTCGAGTGGTATCAGGAGAACGATCTCTGGAACGAAGACCTGATCGAAGGATAA
- a CDS encoding IclR family transcriptional regulator — protein sequence MIDATENSLAILEAVHQNDRAGVTALADETGLAKSTVHSHVETLKRSGYLVQSGDDLELSLRFLQFGLDTRRREPHRIAAREKVVELARRTGERAHYVVREGTNAVFLYSETGENAVRTGVHTGDFVPLHATASGKAILANLPPERIEMIVSESDRRQVTPNTITDLDALREALRNVRSRGLAFNDGEYVERLWSVGAPVFDDEKRVLGSMSVSVPANRLGRPGVKDELSTTLLETVNELELEIAHA from the coding sequence ATGATCGACGCAACCGAGAATTCGCTGGCGATCCTCGAGGCGGTTCACCAAAACGACCGGGCCGGCGTGACGGCGCTCGCCGACGAGACCGGCCTCGCAAAAAGCACCGTTCACAGCCACGTCGAGACGCTCAAACGCTCCGGCTACCTAGTCCAGTCCGGCGACGATCTCGAACTCTCGCTTCGGTTTCTTCAGTTCGGATTGGACACGCGCCGTCGTGAACCACACCGGATCGCCGCCCGTGAGAAGGTGGTGGAACTGGCTCGACGGACGGGCGAACGCGCCCACTACGTCGTCAGGGAGGGAACGAACGCGGTGTTCCTCTACTCGGAAACCGGCGAGAACGCCGTCCGAACCGGAGTTCACACGGGAGATTTCGTGCCGTTGCACGCGACGGCGAGCGGCAAGGCGATACTCGCCAACCTCCCGCCGGAACGAATCGAGATGATCGTCTCCGAATCCGATCGGCGGCAGGTAACGCCGAACACGATCACCGACCTGGATGCGCTCCGGGAAGCGCTTCGGAACGTCCGTTCGCGAGGACTGGCGTTCAACGACGGCGAATACGTCGAGCGACTCTGGTCCGTCGGCGCTCCGGTGTTCGACGACGAGAAGCGTGTCCTCGGAAGCATGAGCGTCTCGGTGCCGGCGAACCGACTCGGCCGACCCGGCGTGAAAGACGAGCTTTCGACGACACTGCTGGAGACGGTGAACGAACTCGAACTCGAGATCGCCCACGCGTGA
- a CDS encoding acyl-CoA dehydrogenase family protein — MSDEASAMIGEDTVLTDEEEEYLADAITTLETEVFVDGLGHDHFRALDENEGSREEWQEYVSRMGDAGFNAISVPEAHGGPGGTIIETVLAEQAIGYCGNIVHACQTSLTQHVGRTMYEHGNQHITEEYLEPMAAGDLVVAQAYTEPRSGTDLAHLETDAEKDGDEWVINGEKRFIDFAPYADFYFTPVRTSGEDGDREGVSIIVIDRDTDGIELLQDQSDWHGFRGTGASWMQFDDVRVPEANLVGNEGEAWSYITDELNLEHLTVARYCLGASQQALEIAANYTANREVNERPVSRYQAVNHKVAEMVTKLDGAYLLNTRAARIMDDRGVSAGRMESAMAKWLGNELAHEIADTCIQIMGGIGTTTSYPVEQTQRDVRAGRFMGGATEVMKSVVQHDAYQLLLDEEFDADLVGNEREGLPWLSEDEQPARIADE; from the coding sequence ATGTCAGATGAGGCATCCGCTATGATCGGGGAAGACACGGTCCTGACAGACGAGGAAGAGGAGTATCTTGCCGACGCGATAACCACCCTCGAGACCGAGGTGTTCGTCGATGGGCTCGGCCACGACCACTTCCGAGCACTCGACGAGAACGAGGGCTCTCGAGAGGAGTGGCAGGAGTACGTCAGCCGCATGGGGGACGCCGGCTTCAACGCCATCTCGGTCCCCGAGGCGCACGGCGGTCCGGGCGGGACCATCATCGAGACGGTGCTGGCCGAACAAGCGATCGGCTACTGCGGCAACATCGTCCACGCCTGCCAGACATCGCTGACGCAACACGTCGGACGGACGATGTACGAACACGGCAACCAGCACATCACGGAGGAGTATCTCGAGCCGATGGCCGCGGGCGATCTCGTCGTGGCGCAGGCCTATACGGAACCCCGGAGCGGAACAGATCTCGCCCATCTCGAGACCGACGCCGAGAAGGACGGCGACGAGTGGGTGATCAACGGCGAGAAGCGATTCATCGACTTCGCGCCCTACGCTGACTTCTACTTCACGCCCGTGCGTACAAGCGGCGAAGACGGCGACCGTGAGGGCGTCTCGATTATCGTGATCGATCGTGATACCGACGGTATCGAACTCCTGCAGGACCAGTCCGATTGGCACGGCTTCCGGGGGACTGGAGCGTCGTGGATGCAGTTCGACGACGTCCGCGTGCCCGAGGCCAACCTCGTGGGGAACGAGGGCGAGGCGTGGTCGTACATCACCGACGAACTCAACCTCGAACACCTGACCGTCGCCCGCTACTGTCTCGGAGCGAGCCAGCAAGCGCTCGAGATCGCCGCCAACTACACCGCCAACCGAGAGGTCAACGAACGACCGGTCTCGCGGTACCAGGCCGTCAATCACAAGGTCGCCGAGATGGTGACGAAGCTCGACGGGGCGTACCTGCTTAACACCCGTGCAGCCCGGATTATGGACGATCGCGGCGTCTCCGCCGGCCGGATGGAGAGCGCGATGGCGAAGTGGCTCGGCAACGAGCTGGCTCACGAGATCGCCGACACCTGCATCCAGATCATGGGCGGAATCGGGACGACCACGTCGTATCCGGTCGAGCAGACCCAGCGCGACGTCCGCGCTGGCAGGTTCATGGGCGGTGCGACCGAGGTCATGAAGAGCGTCGTCCAACACGACGCCTACCAGCTGCTTCTGGACGAGGAGTTCGACGCCGACCTCGTCGGCAACGAACGCGAGGGGCTCCCCTGGTTGAGCGAAGACGAGCAACCGGCACGGATAGCGGACGAGTAG
- a CDS encoding enoyl-CoA hydratase/isomerase family protein: MTDDPVLLDVTDGAARVELNRPETYNALNDALVERLSDILERVERDPDVRCVVLSGAGDAFCAGGDIGRMKGRRERNVTPPEMRREVLYQVRDTVERVFSLEKPVIVEVDGVAMGGGANLALAGDLVFAATDATFGEVFRNVGLSVDFGGSFLLPQLVGLHKAKELVFSGEPISGEEAAEIGLINDAVPPGDLDALVDEWVSDLSSAPTEALALAKRDLNAGATADFATAIRNEATSQGLLQSTRDHREGVDAFFEERDPEFHGE, encoded by the coding sequence ATGACTGATGACCCCGTTCTCCTGGACGTGACCGACGGTGCGGCACGCGTCGAGCTGAACCGACCGGAGACGTACAACGCGCTGAACGACGCCCTGGTCGAGCGCCTGTCGGACATCCTCGAGAGGGTCGAGCGCGATCCCGATGTCCGCTGCGTCGTGTTGTCGGGGGCCGGTGATGCCTTCTGTGCGGGCGGCGACATTGGCCGGATGAAGGGCCGTCGCGAACGGAACGTCACGCCGCCCGAAATGCGGCGAGAAGTCCTGTATCAGGTCAGAGACACGGTCGAGCGAGTGTTCTCCCTCGAGAAGCCGGTGATCGTCGAAGTCGACGGCGTCGCGATGGGCGGCGGTGCGAACCTCGCACTGGCGGGTGATCTGGTGTTCGCCGCGACGGACGCGACGTTCGGCGAGGTGTTCAGAAACGTCGGACTGTCGGTCGATTTCGGCGGCTCGTTCTTGCTTCCGCAACTCGTCGGCCTCCACAAAGCCAAGGAACTCGTGTTCTCCGGCGAACCGATTTCGGGCGAGGAGGCGGCCGAAATCGGACTGATTAACGATGCGGTCCCGCCGGGGGACCTCGACGCCCTGGTCGACGAGTGGGTTTCGGACCTCTCGTCGGCGCCGACCGAGGCGCTCGCGCTGGCGAAACGAGACCTCAACGCGGGCGCTACGGCCGACTTCGCGACGGCGATCCGGAACGAAGCGACGTCGCAGGGATTACTCCAGTCGACTCGAGACCACCGCGAAGGCGTCGACGCGTTCTTCGAGGAACGCGATCCGGAGTTCCACGGGGAATAA
- a CDS encoding CaiB/BaiF CoA-transferase family protein — translation MQPLEDINIIDFTQSIAGPVCTQMLGEMGAEVIKVEPPNGDAFRPLMKGSLFSAYNNGKKSICVDLKTDEGQELLTDLAAKADVLIESFRPGVLDEYGLDYDSISADNPDIVYCSLSGYGQTGPNRSFPGYDPCIQAMSGLMATTGYPDRPPVRIRSSLIDCGTGTNAAFAVMAAIRERDKTGEGDHIDVSLFDVGISWMSYWIANYDTTGEVPERNGEQGIGSAPNGLFEAADGYVYLITMTQTMFERLCEAVDRSDLLDSAEYQTMDDRIEHRPKLREELHEAFASYTAEELEQLLLEARVPAAAVRSIDEVVELPHLEARSMLTESYNPEVDEPVDIAALPFTFESDGERPGYSSPPPTKGQHTTEVLEEFAYSDERIETLRNNGVIE, via the coding sequence ATGCAACCGTTAGAAGACATAAATATCATAGACTTTACTCAATCGATCGCCGGGCCGGTCTGCACGCAGATGTTGGGTGAGATGGGCGCGGAAGTGATCAAGGTCGAGCCCCCGAACGGAGACGCCTTTCGACCCCTGATGAAGGGGAGTCTCTTTTCCGCCTACAATAACGGGAAGAAGAGCATCTGCGTCGATCTGAAGACCGACGAGGGACAGGAGCTTCTCACGGACCTCGCCGCGAAAGCCGACGTGTTGATCGAGAGTTTCCGCCCGGGCGTCCTGGACGAGTACGGTCTGGACTACGACTCAATCTCCGCGGACAATCCGGACATCGTCTACTGCTCGTTGTCGGGGTACGGACAGACTGGTCCGAACCGCAGCTTTCCCGGATACGATCCGTGCATTCAGGCGATGTCGGGCCTGATGGCGACGACGGGCTACCCGGACCGACCGCCCGTCCGAATCCGCTCGAGCCTGATCGACTGCGGCACCGGGACCAACGCCGCCTTCGCGGTCATGGCCGCGATCCGCGAGCGGGACAAGACGGGCGAGGGTGACCACATCGACGTCTCGCTGTTCGACGTCGGAATCTCCTGGATGTCCTACTGGATCGCCAACTACGACACGACGGGAGAAGTGCCGGAACGGAACGGCGAACAGGGAATCGGAAGCGCCCCCAACGGACTCTTCGAGGCAGCGGACGGCTACGTGTATCTGATCACGATGACCCAGACCATGTTCGAACGACTCTGTGAGGCCGTGGATCGGTCCGATCTGCTCGACAGCGCCGAGTATCAAACGATGGACGATCGGATCGAACACCGGCCGAAGTTGCGGGAGGAACTACACGAGGCGTTCGCCTCGTACACCGCCGAGGAACTCGAGCAGCTCCTGTTAGAGGCGCGCGTTCCCGCGGCCGCGGTGCGCTCGATCGACGAGGTCGTCGAACTGCCGCATCTCGAGGCCCGATCCATGCTCACCGAATCGTACAACCCGGAAGTGGACGAGCCGGTCGATATCGCGGCCCTTCCGTTCACGTTCGAGTCCGACGGCGAACGGCCCGGATACAGCAGTCCACCGCCGACGAAGGGGCAGCACACGACGGAAGTGCTCGAGGAGTTCGCGTATTCCGACGAACGGATCGAAACCCTCCGAAACAACGGCGTCATCGAGTAA